The following proteins are encoded in a genomic region of Streptococcus sp. 29892:
- a CDS encoding DUF1033 family protein gives MYQVIKLYGDYEPWWFLDGWEEDIVSKDVFSRYEDAYTAFQKEWVRLSEKFPKKQSKNGTLVAFWDESDQHWCEECDEYLQRYHSLMLVEAKENLPAGFVKSQTPPRLRTCRLKQDKCMNHEEKD, from the coding sequence ATGTATCAGGTAATAAAATTATATGGAGATTATGAACCCTGGTGGTTCTTGGATGGTTGGGAAGAAGACATTGTCAGTAAGGATGTCTTTAGTCGTTATGAGGATGCCTATACTGCCTTTCAAAAAGAATGGGTACGTTTGTCAGAAAAATTCCCTAAGAAGCAGAGTAAAAATGGAACCCTGGTGGCTTTTTGGGATGAATCAGACCAGCATTGGTGTGAGGAATGTGATGAGTATTTACAGCGTTATCATTCGCTCATGCTAGTAGAAGCTAAGGAAAATTTACCTGCTGGTTTTGTCAAGTCGCAGACACCCCCTCGTTTGCGTACTTGTAGGCTGAAACAAGACAAATGTATGAACCATGAAGAAAAGGATTGA
- the rpoB gene encoding DNA-directed RNA polymerase subunit beta, whose amino-acid sequence MAGHEVQYGKHRTRRSFSRIKEVLDLPNLIEIQTDSFKDFLDYGLKEVFEDVLPVSNFTETMELEFVGYELKQPKYTLEEARAHDANYSAPIYVTFRLVNKETGEIKTQEVFFGEFPIMTEMGTFIINGAERIIVSQLVRSPGVYFNDKVDKNGKVGYGSTVIPNRGAWLELETDSKDIAYTRIDRTRKIPFTTLVRALGFSGDDEIFDIFGDSELVRNTIEKDVHKNTADSRTDEALKEIYERLRPGEPKTAESSRSLLTARFFDPRRYDLAPVGRYKINKKLNLRTRLLNQTLAEHVINGETGEIVLEAGTVLSRDVLEKVEAQFDELNLVEYIPNDNAVLLEPVLLQKFKIVAPKDPDRVVTVIGNANPAENVRIVTPADILAEMSYFLNLAEGLGRVDDIDHLGNRRIRAVGELLANQVRIGLTRMERNLRERMSVQDNEVLTPQQIINIRPVTAAIKEFFGSSQLSQFMDQHNPLSELSHKRRLSALGPGGLTRDRAGYEVRDVHYTHYGRMCPIETPEGPNIGLINNLSSYGHLNKYGFIQTPYRKIDRATGTVTNEIVWLTADEEDAYIVAQSTSPLDENNRFVDKIVMGRHQGNNQEFPADSADFMDVSPKQVVAVATACIPFLENDDSNRALMGANMQRQAVPLIDPKAPYVGTGMEYQAAHDSGAAVIAQHDGKVVYADADKVEVRREDGSLDVYSIQKFRRSNSGTAYNQRTLVKLGDVVEKGDFIADGPSMERGEMALGQNPIVAYMTWEGYNFEDAVIMSERLVKDDVYTSVHLEEYESETRDTKLGPEEITREIPNVGEDALRNLDEMGIIRIGAEVKEGDILVGKVTPKGEKDLSAEERLLHAIFGDKSREVRDTSLRVPHGADGVVRDVKIFTRANGDELQSGVNMLVRVYIAQKRKIKVGDKMAGRHGNKGVVSRIVPVEDMPYLPDGTPVDIMLNPLGVPSRMNIGQVMELHLGMAARNLGIHIATPVFDGASSEDLWSTVKEAGMDSDAKTILYDGRTGEPFDNRVSVGVMYMIKLHHMVDDKLHARSVGPYSLVTQQPLGGKAQFGGQRFGEMEVWALEAYGASNVLQEILTYKSDDVTGRLKAYEAITKGKPIPKPGVPESFRVLVKELQSLGLDMRVLDEDNNEVELRDLDEGEDDDIIHVDDLEKARAKAAADAAAAFAAEEAEDKE is encoded by the coding sequence TTGGCAGGACATGAAGTTCAGTACGGTAAACACCGTACCCGTCGTAGTTTTTCAAGAATCAAGGAAGTTCTTGATTTACCAAATTTGATTGAAATCCAAACGGATTCATTTAAAGATTTTCTTGACTATGGTTTGAAAGAAGTCTTTGAAGATGTACTTCCGGTTTCGAACTTTACAGAAACCATGGAATTGGAATTTGTGGGTTATGAGTTGAAGCAACCCAAATACACTTTGGAAGAGGCGCGTGCACACGATGCAAACTACTCAGCTCCAATTTATGTAACCTTCCGTCTGGTGAATAAAGAAACTGGCGAGATTAAGACTCAAGAAGTATTCTTCGGTGAGTTTCCAATCATGACTGAAATGGGTACCTTTATCATCAACGGTGCAGAGCGTATCATCGTTTCTCAGTTGGTTCGTTCACCAGGTGTTTATTTCAACGATAAAGTTGATAAGAACGGTAAGGTTGGTTATGGTTCAACGGTAATCCCTAACCGTGGTGCTTGGTTGGAATTGGAAACGGACTCAAAAGATATTGCCTATACTCGTATCGACCGTACGCGTAAAATTCCATTTACAACGCTTGTACGTGCGCTTGGTTTCTCAGGCGATGATGAAATCTTTGATATCTTTGGTGATAGTGAGTTGGTTCGCAACACCATTGAAAAAGATGTTCACAAAAATACGGCAGATTCTCGTACAGATGAAGCTCTCAAGGAAATCTATGAGCGTCTTCGTCCAGGTGAACCAAAGACAGCTGAAAGCTCTCGTAGCCTTTTGACTGCTCGTTTCTTTGACCCACGTCGATATGATTTGGCACCAGTTGGTCGTTACAAGATCAATAAGAAACTCAACCTCCGTACTCGTTTGCTCAACCAAACACTTGCTGAGCATGTCATTAACGGTGAAACAGGCGAAATCGTTTTGGAAGCGGGTACTGTCTTGAGCCGTGATGTGCTTGAAAAAGTAGAAGCACAATTTGATGAACTCAACTTGGTAGAGTATATTCCAAATGATAATGCTGTTCTTCTTGAGCCAGTTCTCTTGCAGAAGTTTAAGATTGTTGCACCAAAAGATCCAGACCGTGTTGTAACAGTTATTGGTAATGCTAATCCGGCGGAAAATGTGCGTATTGTTACACCAGCAGATATCTTGGCTGAGATGAGCTACTTCCTCAACTTGGCGGAGGGTCTTGGTCGCGTAGACGATATCGACCACTTGGGTAACCGTCGTATTCGTGCCGTTGGTGAATTGCTTGCTAACCAAGTCCGTATCGGTTTGACCCGTATGGAGCGTAACTTACGTGAGCGTATGTCTGTTCAAGACAATGAAGTATTGACGCCACAACAAATCATCAATATCCGTCCTGTTACAGCCGCAATCAAAGAATTCTTTGGTTCATCCCAGTTGTCACAGTTCATGGACCAACACAACCCACTTTCTGAGTTGTCGCACAAACGCCGTTTGTCAGCCTTGGGACCTGGTGGTTTGACCCGTGACCGTGCAGGCTATGAAGTTCGAGACGTTCACTACACTCACTATGGTCGTATGTGTCCGATTGAAACGCCTGAAGGACCTAACATCGGTTTGATCAACAACTTGTCTTCTTATGGTCACCTCAACAAGTATGGTTTCATCCAAACACCATACCGCAAGATTGACCGTGCAACTGGTACAGTAACGAACGAAATCGTTTGGTTGACTGCCGATGAAGAAGATGCTTATATCGTGGCTCAATCGACTTCACCACTCGATGAAAACAACCGTTTTGTTGATAAAATCGTTATGGGACGTCACCAAGGTAATAACCAAGAGTTCCCAGCAGATTCAGCAGACTTCATGGACGTTTCTCCTAAGCAGGTAGTTGCCGTTGCGACAGCATGTATTCCTTTCTTGGAAAACGATGACTCCAACCGTGCCCTCATGGGTGCCAACATGCAACGTCAGGCTGTTCCATTGATTGATCCAAAAGCACCTTACGTTGGTACAGGTATGGAATACCAGGCTGCCCATGACTCAGGTGCGGCAGTTATTGCCCAACATGATGGTAAGGTTGTTTACGCAGATGCGGACAAGGTAGAAGTACGTCGTGAAGATGGTTCCTTGGATGTTTACAGCATTCAGAAATTCCGTCGTTCAAACTCAGGTACTGCCTACAACCAACGTACCCTTGTGAAATTGGGTGATGTCGTTGAAAAAGGTGACTTCATCGCAGATGGTCCTTCTATGGAACGTGGGGAAATGGCTCTTGGTCAAAACCCTATCGTTGCCTACATGACTTGGGAAGGTTACAACTTCGAGGATGCGGTTATCATGTCTGAACGCCTAGTGAAAGACGATGTTTATACATCTGTTCACTTGGAAGAATATGAATCAGAAACACGTGATACCAAGTTAGGCCCTGAAGAAATCACACGCGAAATTCCAAACGTTGGTGAAGATGCCCTTCGCAACTTGGACGAAATGGGGATTATCCGTATTGGTGCCGAAGTTAAAGAGGGCGACATTCTTGTTGGTAAAGTCACACCAAAAGGTGAAAAAGATCTTTCTGCTGAAGAGCGCCTCTTGCACGCCATCTTCGGTGACAAGTCACGTGAAGTTCGTGATACCTCTCTTCGTGTACCACACGGTGCCGATGGTGTCGTTCGTGATGTGAAAATCTTTACTCGTGCCAACGGTGATGAATTGCAATCAGGTGTTAACATGTTAGTTCGTGTTTACATCGCTCAAAAACGTAAGATTAAGGTCGGAGATAAGATGGCCGGTCGTCACGGTAACAAGGGTGTCGTTTCACGTATTGTACCTGTTGAGGATATGCCGTATCTTCCAGACGGAACACCAGTTGACATCATGTTGAACCCACTCGGGGTGCCATCACGTATGAACATCGGTCAGGTTATGGAACTTCACTTGGGTATGGCTGCACGTAACCTGGGCATCCATATCGCAACACCAGTTTTCGATGGTGCAAGTTCAGAAGACCTCTGGTCAACTGTTAAAGAAGCAGGTATGGACTCAGATGCCAAGACCATTCTTTACGATGGCCGTACCGGTGAGCCATTTGATAACCGTGTATCTGTCGGTGTCATGTACATGATCAAGCTTCACCACATGGTTGATGATAAACTTCATGCCCGCTCAGTCGGACCATACTCACTCGTTACCCAACAGCCACTCGGAGGTAAGGCTCAGTTTGGTGGTCAGCGTTTCGGTGAGATGGAGGTTTGGGCCCTTGAAGCCTACGGTGCTTCAAACGTCCTTCAAGAAATCTTGACTTACAAGTCAGATGATGTGACAGGCCGTCTGAAAGCCTATGAAGCCATCACCAAAGGTAAACCAATTCCAAAACCAGGTGTTCCAGAATCATTCCGCGTTCTTGTCAAAGAATTGCAATCACTTGGTTTGGATATGCGTGTCCTTGATGAAGATAACAATGAAGTAGAATTGCGTGACCTTGATGAAGGTGAAGATGATGACATCATCCACGTAGATGATCTTGAAAAAGCACGTGCAAAAGCAGCAGCTGACGCAGCGGCAGCCTTTGCAGCGGAAGAAGCGGAAGACAAAGAGTAA
- the pbp1b gene encoding penicillin-binding protein PBP1B, with protein MTTKSDKQKHKDKSNALGLGDTLGVFLRTLKLLLNSIAVLLFLFVLFGAGIGVGFVASLFDKVEVPKTEELLTQVSEVSRISKVVYSDGSLVAEVNSDLLRVPVGAGDVSDYLKQAVIATEDETFESHNGVVPKAVLRAALGSVGFGSSSGGSTLTQQLIKQQLVGDAPTFTRKANEIISALALERNMTKEEILTIYLNVSPFGRNNQGRNIAGAEAAAQGIFGKPASELTVPQAAFIAGLPQSPIVYSPYASDGTRKSDEDMVYGIERYQDVLFNMYRASFLTKEEYETYKAYDIKQDFIAPAPVTADTKDYLYYEVMEEAQQVMFDYLVKRDKVSDNDLKNDATRSSYEELAKQELSQGGYTIKSTVDKGIYDTMQSVVANYGSVLDNGNVYVETGSVLIDNSTGAILGFVGGRDYATNQNNHAFDTLRSPASTIKPLLAYGIAIDQGLIGSASILSDYPTNFSSGQPIMYGTSRGSGMMNLQTAIDRSVNISAFWTYKMIQNAGVDAKAYMEKMNYHIPMYDIESVPLGGGVEISVLTNTNAYQTLANGGVYHKHYIVENITAADGTVVYQHEAAPVQVYSKATASIMNQLLRQVVNSGYTTTFKNRLSGLNPQAAASDFVGKTGTSNEVNDVWLMLSTPKVTLGTWAGNDDNSEMYVWTGYHNNSQYVAHMVNALYNVNADMFAGRFELDGSVIASNVVASTGQRAGATQVNGRQVMIGGATTTSYWAKNGAPVTSYNFMVGGTDSDRAQAWNSIFGSQTSSSNTSQGTSSSRSSSSSSSSVNTETSTETSTSSQDNND; from the coding sequence AGGAACTGCTGACACAGGTTTCAGAAGTAAGTCGGATTTCCAAAGTAGTCTATTCTGACGGCAGCCTAGTAGCAGAGGTTAATTCGGACTTGCTTCGTGTACCAGTTGGGGCTGGTGATGTATCGGACTACCTCAAGCAAGCAGTTATTGCAACAGAGGATGAAACTTTTGAAAGTCATAACGGAGTTGTGCCAAAAGCTGTTTTGCGTGCGGCACTAGGTTCAGTTGGCTTTGGGTCATCCAGTGGTGGCTCTACTTTGACCCAGCAGCTTATTAAACAGCAGTTGGTCGGAGATGCACCGACTTTTACTCGAAAGGCGAATGAAATTATTTCAGCTTTAGCCCTGGAACGCAATATGACCAAGGAAGAAATTTTAACCATTTATTTGAATGTTTCGCCGTTTGGTCGAAACAATCAAGGTCGAAATATTGCGGGAGCAGAAGCTGCCGCTCAAGGAATTTTTGGCAAACCTGCCAGTGAGTTGACAGTTCCACAGGCAGCCTTTATTGCAGGTCTACCGCAAAGTCCAATTGTCTATTCTCCATATGCTTCCGATGGTACTCGTAAGTCGGATGAGGATATGGTTTACGGTATCGAACGTTATCAAGATGTTCTTTTCAATATGTATCGTGCTTCGTTCTTGACCAAGGAAGAATATGAAACCTATAAGGCTTACGATATTAAGCAGGACTTCATTGCTCCAGCGCCTGTGACAGCTGATACTAAAGATTATCTCTATTATGAGGTGATGGAAGAGGCTCAGCAAGTCATGTTTGACTACTTGGTGAAACGTGATAAGGTTTCTGATAATGACTTGAAGAACGATGCAACAAGGAGTTCCTATGAGGAGTTGGCTAAGCAGGAGCTTAGTCAAGGTGGCTATACCATTAAGAGTACAGTTGATAAGGGTATTTATGATACCATGCAGTCAGTTGTTGCCAATTACGGTTCAGTATTGGATAATGGAAATGTGTACGTTGAAACAGGTAGTGTGCTGATTGACAATTCCACAGGAGCTATTCTAGGTTTCGTTGGTGGTCGGGATTATGCGACTAACCAAAACAACCATGCCTTTGATACCCTGCGTTCGCCTGCTTCGACCATTAAACCTTTATTGGCTTATGGGATCGCTATTGACCAAGGTTTAATCGGTTCAGCAAGTATTTTGTCAGATTATCCAACCAATTTCTCAAGTGGCCAACCAATCATGTATGGAACCAGTCGAGGTTCGGGCATGATGAACTTGCAGACGGCAATTGATAGATCTGTAAACATTTCGGCATTCTGGACTTATAAGATGATTCAAAATGCAGGAGTTGATGCCAAAGCCTACATGGAGAAGATGAACTATCATATTCCTATGTATGATATTGAAAGTGTGCCACTCGGTGGTGGCGTTGAAATTTCGGTTTTGACCAATACCAATGCCTATCAGACCTTAGCTAATGGTGGTGTCTATCACAAACACTATATTGTTGAGAATATTACGGCTGCGGATGGAACGGTTGTTTACCAGCATGAGGCAGCTCCTGTTCAAGTCTATTCCAAGGCCACCGCAAGCATCATGAACCAACTCTTGCGCCAAGTAGTGAATTCGGGCTATACAACGACCTTCAAGAATCGGTTGAGTGGCTTAAATCCTCAGGCAGCAGCTTCGGACTTTGTCGGTAAAACGGGAACAAGTAACGAGGTAAATGACGTCTGGCTCATGTTATCAACTCCAAAAGTAACTCTGGGGACTTGGGCTGGAAATGATGATAACTCAGAAATGTATGTTTGGACAGGCTATCACAACAATTCGCAATATGTCGCTCATATGGTTAATGCGCTCTATAATGTGAATGCAGATATGTTTGCAGGTCGCTTTGAGTTGGATGGTAGCGTGATTGCTTCGAATGTTGTTGCCTCTACAGGTCAACGTGCAGGAGCAACGCAAGTAAACGGACGTCAGGTCATGATTGGTGGTGCGACGACTACTAGTTATTGGGCTAAAAATGGCGCTCCTGTTACGAGCTACAACTTTATGGTCGGTGGTACAGATAGCGATCGGGCACAGGCTTGGAATAGTATTTTTGGTTCGCAAACATCTTCTTCAAATACGAGTCAAGGTACTAGTTCTAGCCGTTCTAGTAGTTCTAGTTCATCATCGGTAAATACGGAAACATCGACTGAAACCTCTACAAGTAGTCAAGATAATAATGATTAA
- the rpoC gene encoding DNA-directed RNA polymerase subunit beta' has translation MVDVNRFKSMQITLASPSKVRSWSYGEVKKPETINYRTLKPERDGLFDEVIFGPTKDWECSCGKYKRIRYKGITCDRCGVEVTRAKVRRERMGHIELKAPISHIWYFKGIPSRMGLTLDMSPRALEEVIYFAAYVVIDPKDTDLVHKSIMTEREYRERLREHGYGSFVAKMGAEAIQDLLKQVDLPKEIAALKEELKTATGQKRIKAVRRLDVLDAFYKSGNKPEWMILNILPVIPPDLRPMVQLDGGRFAASDLNELYRRVINRNNRLARLLELNAPGIIVQNEKRMLQEAVDALIDNGRRGRPITGPGSRPLKSLSHMLKGKQGRFRQNLLGKRVDFSGRSVIAVGPTLKMYQCGVPREMAIELFKPFVMREIVAREIAGNVKAAKRLIERGDDRIWDILEEVIKEHPVLLNRAPTLHRLGIQAFEPVLIDGKALRLHPLVCEAYNADFDGDQMAIHVPLSEEAQAEARILMLAAEHILNPKDGKPVVTPSQDMVLGNYYLTMEDAGREGEGMVFKDADEAVMAYRNGYVHLHTRVGIATDSLHKPWKDNQKHKIMMTTVGKILFNAIMPEGLPYLQEPNNANLTEGTPDKYFLEPGSDIKAAIAELPINPPFKKKNLGNIIAEIFKRFRTTETSALLDRLKDLGYYHSTLAGLTVGIADIPVIDNKAEIIEESHERVEQIKKQFRRGMITDDERYAAVTDEWRSAKEKLEKRLVEKQDPKNPIVMMMDSGARGNISNFSQLAGMRGLMSAPNGRIMELPILSNFREGLSVLEMFFSTHGARKGMTDTALKTADSGYLTRRLVDVAQDVIIREDDCGTDRGLDIRSITDGKEMIEPLEERLQGRYTKKTVKHPETGAVIIGPNQLITEDIAREIVNAGVEQVTIRSVFTCNTRHGVCRHCYGINLATGDAVEVGEAVGTIAAQSIGEPGTQLTMRTFHTGGVASNSDITQGLPRVQEIFEARNPKGEAVITEIKGEVTAIEEDASTRTKKVFVKGKTGEGEYVVPFTARMKVEVGDQVARGAALTEGSIQPKRLLEVRDVLAVETYLLSEVQKVYRSQGVEIGDKHIEVMVRQMLRKVRVMDPGDTDLLMGTLMDITDFTDANAEVVIAGGIPATARPVLMGITKASLETNSFLSAASFQETTRVLTDAAIRGKRDNLLGLKENVIIGKIIPAGTGMARYRNLEPQAINEVEIIEDTVAEELAAEANLETVSE, from the coding sequence GTGGTTGACGTAAATCGATTTAAAAGTATGCAAATCACGTTAGCTTCACCAAGTAAGGTTCGTTCATGGTCTTACGGTGAGGTTAAAAAACCTGAAACAATCAATTATCGTACACTCAAACCAGAACGTGATGGACTTTTTGACGAAGTCATCTTTGGTCCAACAAAAGACTGGGAGTGTTCATGTGGTAAATACAAGCGTATCCGTTATAAAGGGATCACTTGTGACCGCTGTGGTGTGGAAGTAACTCGTGCAAAAGTCCGTCGTGAGCGTATGGGACACATTGAGTTGAAAGCACCAATTTCACACATTTGGTATTTCAAAGGTATTCCAAGCCGCATGGGCTTGACCTTGGATATGAGCCCTCGTGCGCTTGAAGAAGTTATTTACTTCGCAGCCTACGTGGTCATTGATCCAAAAGATACAGACCTTGTGCACAAGTCAATCATGACTGAGCGCGAATACCGCGAGCGTTTGCGTGAACATGGATATGGCTCATTTGTTGCTAAAATGGGTGCAGAAGCCATTCAAGACCTCTTGAAGCAAGTTGATCTTCCAAAAGAAATCGCAGCTTTGAAAGAAGAATTGAAAACTGCTACAGGACAAAAACGGATCAAGGCTGTACGTCGTTTGGATGTACTCGATGCCTTCTATAAATCTGGAAATAAACCTGAGTGGATGATTCTTAACATCCTTCCAGTTATTCCACCAGATTTGCGCCCGATGGTTCAGTTGGACGGTGGCCGTTTTGCTGCATCTGACTTGAACGAACTCTACCGCCGCGTTATCAACCGGAACAACCGTTTGGCACGCCTCTTGGAACTGAACGCTCCAGGTATCATCGTACAAAACGAAAAACGGATGCTTCAAGAAGCTGTGGATGCTTTGATTGACAACGGTCGTCGTGGTCGTCCAATTACAGGACCAGGTAGCCGTCCACTTAAATCACTCAGCCACATGCTTAAAGGTAAGCAAGGACGTTTCCGTCAAAACTTGCTTGGTAAGCGTGTTGACTTCTCAGGACGTTCCGTTATCGCCGTTGGTCCAACGCTTAAAATGTACCAATGTGGTGTGCCACGTGAAATGGCGATTGAGCTCTTCAAACCGTTTGTGATGCGTGAAATCGTTGCCCGTGAGATTGCAGGTAACGTGAAAGCAGCTAAACGCTTGATTGAACGTGGAGATGATCGCATTTGGGACATCTTGGAAGAAGTGATTAAAGAACACCCAGTTCTTTTGAACCGCGCACCTACCCTTCACCGTTTGGGTATCCAGGCCTTTGAGCCAGTTCTGATTGACGGTAAAGCCCTTCGTTTGCACCCGCTTGTCTGTGAAGCCTACAACGCCGACTTTGACGGTGACCAGATGGCCATTCACGTTCCATTGTCAGAAGAAGCGCAAGCAGAAGCACGTATCCTTATGCTCGCGGCAGAACACATCCTTAACCCTAAAGATGGTAAACCAGTCGTAACACCATCTCAGGATATGGTTTTGGGTAACTACTACTTGACCATGGAAGATGCAGGTCGTGAAGGCGAAGGTATGGTCTTCAAGGATGCGGATGAGGCTGTTATGGCTTACCGCAATGGCTATGTTCACTTGCATACCCGTGTTGGTATCGCAACGGATAGCTTGCACAAGCCATGGAAAGACAACCAAAAGCACAAGATTATGATGACAACTGTCGGAAAAATCTTGTTTAACGCGATTATGCCTGAAGGACTTCCTTACTTGCAAGAGCCAAACAACGCTAACTTGACAGAAGGAACTCCTGATAAATACTTCTTGGAACCAGGATCAGATATCAAGGCTGCTATTGCAGAATTGCCAATCAACCCACCATTCAAGAAGAAAAATCTTGGTAACATCATCGCTGAAATCTTCAAGCGTTTCCGTACAACTGAAACATCAGCCCTTCTTGACCGTTTGAAAGACTTGGGTTACTATCACTCAACACTTGCTGGTTTGACAGTGGGTATTGCCGATATTCCAGTCATCGACAACAAGGCTGAAATCATTGAAGAATCTCACGAACGTGTCGAACAAATCAAGAAACAATTCCGTCGTGGTATGATTACAGACGATGAGCGTTATGCAGCTGTTACAGATGAGTGGCGTTCAGCTAAGGAAAAATTGGAAAAACGCCTGGTTGAAAAACAAGATCCTAAGAACCCAATCGTTATGATGATGGACTCTGGTGCCCGTGGTAACATCTCCAACTTCTCCCAGTTGGCCGGTATGCGTGGTCTGATGTCAGCTCCGAACGGACGTATCATGGAATTGCCGATCTTGTCTAACTTCCGTGAAGGTCTTTCGGTATTGGAAATGTTCTTCTCAACTCACGGTGCCCGTAAGGGTATGACGGATACGGCTTTGAAGACAGCCGACTCAGGTTATCTGACTCGTCGTTTGGTTGACGTTGCCCAAGACGTTATTATCCGTGAAGACGACTGTGGAACAGACCGTGGTCTTGACATCCGTTCTATCACAGATGGCAAGGAAATGATCGAGCCACTTGAAGAGCGTTTGCAAGGTCGTTACACTAAGAAAACTGTTAAACACCCTGAAACTGGTGCAGTCATCATTGGTCCAAATCAATTGATTACCGAAGACATTGCTCGTGAAATTGTCAATGCCGGTGTTGAACAAGTCACTATCCGTAGCGTATTTACATGTAACACCCGTCACGGTGTCTGCCGTCATTGTTACGGTATCAACTTGGCAACAGGTGATGCAGTTGAAGTGGGTGAAGCAGTTGGTACAATTGCAGCTCAATCAATCGGTGAGCCTGGTACACAGCTTACAATGCGTACCTTCCACACGGGTGGTGTAGCCTCAAACAGCGATATCACGCAGGGTCTTCCTCGTGTCCAAGAGATCTTTGAAGCCCGCAATCCGAAAGGGGAAGCGGTTATCACTGAGATCAAAGGTGAAGTTACAGCCATCGAAGAAGATGCTTCTACTCGTACCAAGAAAGTCTTTGTTAAAGGTAAAACTGGCGAAGGCGAATATGTGGTTCCATTTACAGCCCGTATGAAGGTTGAAGTTGGTGACCAAGTTGCGCGTGGAGCAGCTCTTACCGAAGGTTCTATCCAACCCAAACGCTTGCTGGAAGTCCGTGATGTCTTGGCGGTTGAAACTTACCTTCTTTCTGAGGTTCAAAAAGTTTACCGTAGCCAGGGTGTAGAAATCGGCGACAAGCACATTGAGGTAATGGTTCGTCAGATGCTTCGTAAAGTTCGTGTCATGGATCCAGGTGACACAGATCTTCTCATGGGTACCCTCATGGATATTACCGACTTTACAGATGCCAATGCGGAAGTGGTTATTGCAGGTGGTATTCCGGCAACAGCTCGTCCAGTTCTTATGGGTATCACAAAAGCGTCTCTTGAAACCAACTCATTCTTGTCTGCCGCATCCTTCCAGGAAACAACTCGTGTCCTTACAGATGCTGCTATCCGTGGTAAACGTGATAACCTTCTTGGTCTTAAAGAGAACGTTATTATTGGTAAGATTATCCCAGCAGGTACAGGTATGGCCCGCTACCGTAATCTTGAGCCACAGGCTATTAATGAAGTTGAAATCATTGAAGACACAGTGGCTGAAGAGCTTGCTGCAGAAGCAAATCTTGAAACTGTAAGTGAATAA